From the genome of Solanum pennellii chromosome 6, SPENNV200:
CTGAAGGTCTTCTCAATTTCGATAATCCTTTTACTGTATATGTACACTGCACTTTGATTCATGAACTAAATTTCCTTTGCATTTATTGGTCTCTAATTACATTCGTCAAAgaaatgttttccaaatataaaattttcaatttaatattcaaGAACTAGATAGAGTGATTTACAGGATAGAGTTAGTATTGATATGTGCTTCTCACACATTTTCAATCCTCAATTAGGTGCATCCTGCACTTTTTTATCCTTGGAATTGTGTGTCAACGTTTTCCTTGATTCATCTTTTGGGTCCTTAAAAGTGTATTCAGCTTGTGGATTTCAGCTTTCCTTTTTCTGTTTtcctttttacctttttaactGCCACCTCGCTTTGACTCTTTCATCTCTCATTAGTGGAATCTTCTTTGTTCTGTTAATCTTGGTGACATGACAAATAAGCTGTGACTTTGAGTGGTTCATATTTCCCGTGCTTGTTGCCTTCTTATGTTTTACATGTACTGTCATAAGATGGATCTgtagttatgtattatttgttgAATATCTGATAGCTATGGGACACTCACATGGAGTCTTCCCCGGTTGCAACATATAAGATTCATGAACACCTCCGTCCTAAGGTATGTGGGTCTTGCCACAATTTTTTCTCGTAGGTTTACAAAGATATAAACAGTTAGAGATATGGTGTGTTGTGTGAACATGCTATATAATCAAAATAGATTGATAGCATTTTCTGATTTTGTGACCTAATACATGTTGTGTGGCAGCTTCCTAAGTTGTATACAAATGATGCCATCTTCGATAAGTTCGATTGCTGCCTGAATGGAAACGAACTTCAATTTGCAACTGGATCTTACAGGTTTATCCTTCAAAGAAAGTTTTAACCCCTACATATGAATAATTCTATCAGTTGTTGTGTAATTATGTACTTCCATTTTGTTGATATTCTGTacatatgatgaaatttttatgGTAATGTTTTGTTGATTTAGCAATCATCTTCGTGTATTTTCGTTTGGAACTGGGAATGAAAATGGCATCACACTGGAAGtcaaaaaagaatcaaataggTAACCCTTGTACTAAGATGATCTTCTATTGTCTTTATTCTGTTGTTGAATTATTGACACTTCATTAACCTTGATTTGTAGAAAACCAACCTCTCAAACTACTTCAAGGCCTCGAAGGTCATCATTGAGCAACTTGGCACGAGGATTTTATCGCCAAGGTAGTTAGTACTGATTATGCATATGCTTGTGCAAGGCCCATAATTAATCAAATGGTGGAAAATCCACCCCACCAAAATTTAGTTTCATCTTTATCTACATTGCTTTTTGTTGGTGATTTCAGGACAAGATCATGACTCAGAAAATGAGATATCCTGTAACCTGAAGTCCAAGTTACTGCATCTGGCTTGGCATCCAACGCACAATCTGATCGCTTGCTCGAGTGGAAGCAGCTTGTTCATGTACCATGCTTAAAGTGCTATGAAGAGGACTCATAGTCATAAGCTTCctgtaaaaaaaatcatattgtcCCTGTCAATATACCGCGTTTGTGAGATTGGCTGGTCTAATCTCACCGTTAACAGTCTGCCATaggaatttttttgaaaaaaattagcgattcctttttaaaaaatggaattGCTTTTACAAGATAGCATACACAGAAGTTTGATACTTGCAAGTTGCACAAATACATTTTGTGCACATCTGAAGAAGTAAAGGTGGCAAACATTTTTGGTTGATACTGTTACATTGTTACTTTATTATTCATTTCTTACTTTTCTCTGAATGTGATGGGTGCCAGAGACTAGGCCTACAACTAAATGCCACCATTATGGTGGGAGCTGAGTGTGTTCTTTTTTCCCCACACCCCCGAGGAGGATCAATAATAGTGTTCCCACTTACCCTCCAGCTTGACTCGAACCTTCAACCTGCCATAATGATGAAGGTGCTCAATCACTTGAGCAAGCCTCGCTTATTGAGCTGAGAGGTCTTGTTTGGACCTCAAATGTGTATATTAATAACCAAAAAGTATGTAGATGTAGGGTTGGAACAACAAATCTATCCAACTCCTATAATCAAATGGGAATGGCAGAGTACAATTATAGGTAAATGAGCATTAAAAAGGTTCTAACTAGGCTTGATTCTGAAAGTGATCAATTGTTGTACATGTACCTAACTAATATTAAGCTTTAGCTAACGAAAACACTTGAATACGATGATCTCTACATTCTATTATCTAGTGTCTctaatttatatttcttatttcatatttactaatattttacagtataattatgataaatagTTGTATTTCTGTTTAAGTCCAGTATAGTTTTACTACCTAACACTATACAATCAATCAATAATGGTAAACTTATAGTCCAATGCATTTGGtccatttaatttataaaacatgTACTAGGATATATGTATACTCTAGACTAAATAGACTTATAATATACCTGTCTCTAGCGTATACTTCGATCATATTGATTAAATTAACTGACTAAGATTACATTTAATTATGTAGGTTTCCCTCTATGGATGGATTGTTGTGAGCAACGACTCATTTTTCCAACAGCATTggctttttattttttaatggatGCCAACAAATGATGTGATTTCACTCCACttttatacaagaaaaaaaaaaacttgatttAACCCcacttcattattattttttttaaaaaaattctattttccTATAAGGAGCAAAACATGTCAGTAAATTTTTAGTTAGTCTCAAGTTGAATAAAATCTAAGTTTTGATATCCTTGAATTTTAGAGATGATATAATGATTCCACTAGGGTGGTTTACCCTTCTCCACATGTCTCAAcagtacaaaaaaaaagtttcacaaATTTCTTTCCACAAATAATGCATAGAGGAAAATGTCAACTTATTCTTTTATTGGTAAACATCATGAGTGATATAAAAGAATtagattcaattaaaaaaacatacatCTCCCTTATATAACCATTTCATCTTTGCCTTATTCCTTAAGTAATAAAATAACACCTCACTGAAAAGAATAGCAAATATGGAGGAAACTAACAAAGAATCAACTAAAGATGAAATCAAGTACAGAGGAATCAGAGCAATGCCCTTTGTCAtaggtatatatttttattttttgtgtatacTAAACTTATTGTATACTTTTCGATGATATGAAATGAGACTGAGGATTCATTTAGCTGACTCTAACTTCGTGCTGTATGATAAACTGCAGGGAATGAGACATTTGAGAAGCTAGGAACAATTGGAAGCTCATCAAATCTGTTGGTTTATTTAACAAGTATATTTCATTTGAAGAGCATAACAGCTACTAAtattgtcaatatcttcaatggTACTTGCAACTTTGGAACCTTGCTTGGAGCTTTTCTTTCTGATACGTACTTTGGTCGTTACAACATTCTTGGATTTGCCTCAGTGTGTTCCTTCTTGGTACAAGAAATATTCATGTTGAGATAAAACTTGAGATTAAGAGTTGTTTAGTACGACACAAgtcattttttatgttttcaggTTGGAAAGTGTTTTGCTGAAAGTTTTGAGTAGTAAAGATTGATAACGATGTTTATAATCTTTCTAGAAAAAATCTCCTTTATCATTCaacatgaagaaaaaaagacaataattggTCTAGGAAATGACTTATGTCGTACCAAACACACATTAACTTAAATCATTATTTGAAAGTCCTTGTAGTTACTGGAGTTATCGTTGTTTTCCAAATTGATCATTTACAGGGGATGTTAGTACTGACTTTAACAGCAGCAGTCTCAAAGTTTCATCCACCTGAATGTGGTAATCAAGAAACTGCACCAGTATGTGTTGGTCCAACAGCAAGGcaaatgacatttttactaGGAGGTTTTGGATTGCTAGTAATTGGTGCTTCTGGCATAAGGCCTTGTAGTTTAGCATTTGGGGCTGATCAATTTGATCCCAATACTGAATCCGGAAGAAGAGGAGTTATGAGTTTCTTCAACTGGTACTATTTCACTCGCACGTTTGCTGTGATGGTCTCATTGACTGTCATTGTGTATGTTCAATCAAATATCAGCTGGTCTCTAGGATTAGCCATCCCAACAATTACTATGTTCCTTTCTTGTGCACTTTTCTTTGTGGGCACTAAAATATATGTCAGGTTTGTGCCAAAAGGCAGCCCTTTGTCAAGTGTCGCACAGGTCTTAGTTGCTGCATTCAAGAAAAGGCACCTGCAGCTGCCAGAGCAACCATGCTTCTCCTTGTTCAACTATGTACCTTCCAATTCCTTGAATTCTATGCTTCCTTACACTAATCAGTTTAGGTAATTCATTCCTCTTGCCACCGTAATAGTTGTGGATAGTCTTATATTTAATCATGTAAAGATATATCACATGAGCCTAACTCGAACTCCAAAAGTTAACTCATGAGAGTAGGATTGTCCAAGTCCGTATAAGCAGACTAACAATCCATTAGCTAACCAACGTGGGAGTCTAATCCACTCTAACAGTAGCTAAGTCAAGATAAACTATTGACTAACTATAAGAGCTCATGATTTCAGATTCTTGAGTAAAGCAGCAGTGAAAACCCCAGAAGACCATATAAACTCATCAGATGGATCTGCAGTCGATCCATGGAGGCTTTGCAGTATTCAGCAAGTGGAA
Proteins encoded in this window:
- the LOC107021712 gene encoding protein NRT1/ PTR FAMILY 2.11-like translates to MEETNKESTKDEIKYRGIRAMPFVIGNETFEKLGTIGSSSNLLVYLTSIFHLKSITATNIVNIFNGTCNFGTLLGAFLSDTYFGRYNILGFASVCSFLGMLVLTLTAAVSKFHPPECGNQETAPVCVGPTARQMTFLLGGFGLLVIGASGIRPCSLAFGADQFDPNTESGRRGVMSFFNWYYFTRTFAVMVSLTVIVYVQSNISWSLGLAIPTITMFLSCALFFVGTKIYVRFVPKGSPLSSVAQVLVAAFKKRHLQLPEQPCFSLFNYVPSNSLNSMLPYTNQFRFLSKAAVKTPEDHINSSDGSAVDPWRLCSIQQVEEVKCLLRVIPIWVAGTIYYVSVVQSQNYVIFQALQSDNRLGHINFHIPPASFIVISMLSITIWLPIYDRVLLPWLRKFTGKEDGITLLQKMGIGIFLSIATMILSGIVEDKRRTLAMTRPMLQMTQGKGAVSSMSGLWLIPQMALAGLSEAFTLISENEFFYKQCPENMRSIAASFFFVGMAGSSYLSSFLTSVVHKTSSWLAEDLNKGKLDSFYYLIAGLEILNLGYFLVCAKWYKYKGRAGDNKVSERTDQNEIVI